DNA sequence from the Streptomyces sp. HUAS 15-9 genome:
GGAACCGATCTCCAGCCGGGTCAGCAGGAACATGCCGGCCGCCGCGACCAGGAAGCCGGGGGCCATCAGCTGCCGCGCCGGGACGCGGGTCATCAGACGAGTGCCGATCTGGGTCGAGCCGACCATCATGCCGAAGATCATCGGCAGGAAGGCGAAGCCGGTGTTGATCGGCGAGTAGCCCTTCACGACCTGCAGGTAGTAGGTCAGGAACAGGAAGGTGCCGAACATGGCGATGATCGCGATGCCGAGGGAGAGGTAGATGCCGCCGCGGTTGCGGTCGGTGACCACGCGCAGCGGCAGCAGCGGGGACTTGACCCTGGCCTCGGTGACGACGAAGGCGAGCAGCAGCACCGCCGACGCGACGAACAGGGAGACGGTCACCGAGTCGCCCCAGCCGTCGGACTCGGCGCGGGTGAAGCCGTAGACCAGGGAGACCAGGCCCAGGGTGGACAGGATCACGCCGGGGATGTCGAGCGGGGAGCGGTTGCGGCCGCCCTCGGGCTCACGGATGACGAAGTACGCACCGGCCGCGGCGACGATCGCGAACGGGATGTTGACGAAGAACGTCCAGCGCCAGTCCATGTACTCGGTGAGCACACCGCCGAGGATGAAGCCGACGGCGCCACCGCCACCGGCGATCGCGCCGTAGATGCCGAAGGCCTTGGCGCGCTCCTTGGCGTCGGTGAACATCACGGCGAGCAGGGACAGCGCGGCCGGGGCGAGCAGGGCACCGAAGGCACCCTGGAGGGCCCGGGCGCCGAACATCATCGCTCCGGTGGTCGCGGCGCCGCCGAGCGCGGAGGCGGCGGCGAAGCCGACGAGACCGACGACGAAGGCCCGCTTGCGGCCCCACAGGTCGGCTATCCGGCCGCCGAAGAGCAGCAGGCCGCCGAAGGCGAGCGCGTAGGCCGTGACGACCCACTGCCGGTTGCCGTCGGAGATGCCCAGGTCCTGCTGGGCGGAGGGCAGTGCGATGTTCACGATGGTGGCGTCGAGGACGACCATCAGCTGGGCGAGCGCGATGAAGACGAGCGCTTTCCAGCGGTTGGCGTCGCCGGACTGCGCGACGGCGCCGGGAGCCTTTGCGGCTGTTTCAGACATGGGTGTACCCACTTCGGGACTTCGTGACGGAAAAAGGCGTTGAGGGGCGTTGCGTATGGGCTGAGTGGCGATGCGCAAGGACGGCCCGCCCTGGTGGACGGCCGGAAGCTTGGTTGCGGTGATGACCGGAGTACGGCCCTGAACTAATCGATCGGGCGAGGGATCGTCGGAGTCAGGCTTTCGCCGGACATGGCGTCGTAAGGCTGTGGTCGGACTCGGACTCGGGCTTTGTGATCAGACTTGGCGCAGGTCCTCCAAGGTCACGGTCGTGCCCGGCAGGACGGATCGGGCCGGAGCCCG
Encoded proteins:
- a CDS encoding MFS transporter, whose translation is MSETAAKAPGAVAQSGDANRWKALVFIALAQLMVVLDATIVNIALPSAQQDLGISDGNRQWVVTAYALAFGGLLLFGGRIADLWGRKRAFVVGLVGFAAASALGGAATTGAMMFGARALQGAFGALLAPAALSLLAVMFTDAKERAKAFGIYGAIAGGGGAVGFILGGVLTEYMDWRWTFFVNIPFAIVAAAGAYFVIREPEGGRNRSPLDIPGVILSTLGLVSLVYGFTRAESDGWGDSVTVSLFVASAVLLLAFVVTEARVKSPLLPLRVVTDRNRGGIYLSLGIAIIAMFGTFLFLTYYLQVVKGYSPINTGFAFLPMIFGMMVGSTQIGTRLMTRVPARQLMAPGFLVAAAGMFLLTRLEIGSSYASTVLPAMLLLGLGMGTAFMPAMSLATLGVEPRDAGVASAMVNTSQQVGGAIGTALLNTIAASATTSYIKDHIAGATSKSQQQLVQLEGMVHGYTNAIWFAVGMLVLAAVIVTAFVNAGRPDTITVASGEGVEDEVAVPVVAH